Genomic DNA from Misgurnus anguillicaudatus chromosome 18, ASM2758022v2, whole genome shotgun sequence:
TacctttttttcccaaaatgcgataaacgccactcccccttttttacagaacgcaataaatcccacagggcaccattcacgcaatgtaaacaaacatggcggcgcgctgactacatggagtcctagttttccttatctactttgtacttcgtgatcacaaacaaacaaaacaaaataatactttaatggcattgataaacctgtgatggttttctgtgacgggaaagaaacgtaatcaatcaaaatcgaataataagaggcactcgggagacgggtgcttgttctcccaacagcatcaagtttctcatgctaacacattgaccccagaggatcttataaaaactttacataattttactcaaagtcaacgaaaatcgagcaggaccaaaaacattttacagctgatcgctgtgaaagacgttaagtgaagacgtcaagtaaccgcaatgccagggttcttaatatgacaaagtaagtgttttgattaataacattaatgtttatatttttaattagtgtgtacaactagtcaactaaatgaatataacatggcaaagatgaatgcacatataggctattgattcaatagatttatagcattttgaataaaaacttgtcatggatttattgcattttgtggaaaaaataaaccgtttttataataaatctttgaaaatcaacttatggatttgaattttttatgtttttataacctaaagatgctgtgtgaaagtttgtaacagaaaatagttgttttcatcttgtcactttcttggtatagaaaacacgtttttaccaaaatttgtcaaaatagatttattgcgttttggaaccaaactcttcatatgtttgtTCCATGTGGGATATGTCATGTTTAAGGTCATATTGAATATTGTTCTACTCTTTACAGTCACTGTATTTTTAGGGTTAATGAACAAAGGATTGCGTTTTACAACTCTACACAACATGCATGCAACAGACATGATATTATAAAGTCTAGCCTAGGTTCTCAGTGTGATTTCCTTCTCACAACGTCACTGAATTCACCATGAACTTTGGAACATTTGTAATTAACAGTATGCACCTATTTTCCAATAACGGTATGGCCCTTAggaggtggtggtggtgtatCATGTTGATGGAGAACTTCCAACTGGACAAGTACTTATTTAACATTAGGGCATTTACAGATTCTCACATGATTTAACACTTAATAACAGGATTTATGCTTCAGGTTATTGCTTTCTGATAATATTTGTATTTCACTCTTATTTCCCTCCACTACCTAATTTAGCCACGACAAGCTTTTTGCACATTGGACCAATGGTCGTAAACACAGATGATGGTTGCTTGTACATTTGCTAGATGAAAAAGTAAACATTGTGAAGACAAAATTACTGGCTTTTAATAGTAACACTTGCGCTTACCGTATtatccggactataagtcgcactttatttcatagtttggctggtcctgcgacttatagtcaggtgcgacttatatgtcaaaattaacatgaaccaatataaaacattactgtctacagccaCCAGAGGGCGTTTTATGCGGCTCTTCTAGCCCACTCCTGAAAAAATTaactgaaaacaattgaaactgtaaacttaaaGACAACTGAGAAAGACTTAACAAAATGCCCCCCCAAAAGAAAATCCTATTCTGCAGATTACAAACTGCAATTAGTTAAATATGCAGCcggaaaaaaaaatctaaataaatgcgacttaaagtccagtgcgacttatatgtttttttcctcttcatgatgcattttttgaCTAATGCGACTTaaactccggagcgacttatagtccgaaaaatacggtacttTGCTAGCCTGatgttgtcatactcaattctagtcagaatttgagtctgataccgctccattgagctataattatgaagcgtgtctcaaccgaaaaaatgcctctgcactcaattggatagacctacgaccaatcagagcaacggagtgtgtgacatatgttgaaattacgtctttgcagcctgaccaaactgctagttatttcgctacaatgacactaacattgtgattatactgagttagcgaatgtacatcaacacctactatgtttacaacatttcgtttatatcgcaacatgaagtatttactaagtcacagagtaagactatctcttaccatttgtacgttaggtgaacttcatccacgacgatacccattacgttggcttgaaaatattggagcctagcatgtccctccacttattcagcaaccacgattccgggcttccgaaaagaagctggcaacgaccgctaattatatccatctcgtcatgcacgctgagttgcatcgccgtgataacgttagccatttcagttgcgaccaacttttgccaaataggaaggacggcaaaaacatcaacaaatgtcctgctcgcgtttctctgttcctctttttaaatcaatgctctgttgACATCTTTTAGAatagactcaatgtcagaatccacacatctgaactctacagcggcagccattcaacacacgcgctctttggtgacgtggttcattaccttactgttgattatctgtccatcatcgtataaagcccgccctgacaatttgattggttcgaccagcatttgtccaagcatagtagctcctcaacgcagaaaccccagaccgatattcccgttttcaaaatcttgtgggcgggggtaagatcggctggcacccaggctagtcCTTTGCTACTTCCTGGAAAAACTGACTTCACTGCCTGCTGCAACATGGGTCCATTAACCAAAAATGATACCAGGAATAGAATTAAAATAGTTTCAACACACTATACTAAGTTTGCATGTAGAACATCAAGACCTAGCTAGGCTGCGCCGCCTAGTGGCTCTGCTTGACTTTAATTTCATTACACCATATACGTAGTGAAAGCGGATGGTCATATCAGGCTCAGTAAGGCCACCCTCACAACATACCCAGTACACTTACCCCCCACCCCTGCCACACCAGCTCTGCCCATCCTCAGTAAGCCACCCTCCATTCTTTGTATATTTGTCCCCTCTTCTGTATTGTATTCCCTTGCATCTGAAACTATTGTACAAAGTACAATTcacaataaacataaatataccTGTTGTAACTCGTCCTTTTTATGAGCGTGGAAGAACAAGGACAGAGGCTTCCTGTGATTTTGGTTGATGGCCCCAAGGTCACTTTTCtttatcatcaaaaagtttTCTACTGCAAAAGCATCACAAAATGCAAACCATTTTTTGTTGTCTGTTTCAGGCTTTGAgagtggaggaagaagaggagcCACCAGTGAAAACAATGGTAacatattttactatttaagaCTGGCAAATAGCACAAAGGATTAGTAATGGTAATAGTATAAAAGGACATACAGTGAATTTTGTCAAACTTTAGATCTAGTTATTGTAAACAGAATGTTGACCCCATTCTGAATGTGCTCTGCAAAAATGTAGTCATGACCGTGATGTTCCACTTCTGATTTTAGCCAGCCTATTTCTTTGTTGGTATGACACATAGATCTTTCAGAGTTATTGAAGTTTAGTACAAAAATTACTGTTATGGAGAAGCAATATTTAGTATGAAAGGTGGTGGTGTGGCCAACTGGTAAATGTTATTATAAATGCAAAATGGTCACAAATTAATGCCAATGAATACATGACATGTGAGGCTTTCTCATAACTATCCTCCTGTTAGTGAGATTTTCTTATCTTGTTTCTATCAtcagtaatatttattttaattcattgTTTTTTACCTCATGCAGAATATTGAAGACATGCAGGAAGCGAGCAATTTGGTAGCACAGCTGAAGGAACAGAACCTCTTCAAAGGTGAGGTCCAGGTGCCACGCTTCCTTGGCATGGAAGACAGCGAGGCTGTAGAGTCACTGGAGAATTTCCTTTTTAATGGTGACACCTTAAATGCTGATGAAAAGCATGAAATTATGGATCCGTTCGTTTTTAATTTTGAGTATTTTGAGGACATGGAattgttttttcaaaaaattgaAAATACAACGATTAAAGTCCATTGTGGCTTGTTAAAGCATCTTAAATGAATGTGTTATATGAAATGTGTTACATGAGAAACGTCTTAATtgaatgtgttaaatgagaaatgtcttaaataaaaaatgaattattaatCTGCTTTCTTTTTGTTAAaggtgtttattattattattaaaatgggGACatagggaaggaggttgttgtaacgcattgatttacaataattaaTTTGCAATGTTTACGTGTGTGTTTAAACACTGTGTAGTATGTAAGCTTAtaatgtttatgcatgtttataatGTACAATTGACTGTGTGCTGTGTTTATATCTCATACCGGTTTGATTtgtaaatatacaaagaacaacataaaaaaatagaCTCATAAGGCACTTCTTTAATTTATtgttaattataataataccccTGGCTTAGTCTCATTTTCTTTTGTTGATTTAAATATCTGATTGGAAACGCCATCTtcatcactttcacttattattAATCCCTGGAAGAATAAATATATAGATTTTATTAATACAAggaattaataaatgtattgcttttAATCAACCAGCAGAATCCCAGTTCAAAAACACTCCACCCATACGTTTTATGCATACATATGCACAAGGTACCGACACTGTtttaatagcctctctaattacacaatactgaatgaatctgcattaagaaaacgaaatttaccattaaaaggCTTTTCGTTGTTGATGTGCTTCTGACTTCGACGACGATCTCGCGTGGTGGACCGCGATTTAGAAAAGTACTAGACACGCCTCCTACTACTACAAGACACGCCTACTACAATTGACGCCTCCGTCTTGCAGGACGCAGACAGACACGACTCATGAatccacacacaaacacccacgccctgtcccaaatggcacactccggacttgtggtcctcctcagaatccacactttgatgacatcatgaagtccagactttagggacccttcatgcgagtccacgtgggtgcaccggagtcgtattttgggacagactcgagcgtcaaaccggaaataggtagagaagttgcccaatagtgtgaactcctcccttccgtcgttttattgctctttcgcaaggacttatgggttggtaaagtgcgcgaagcctgctgcaaagcccgcatcaagggggcaaaggaggcgctgatgagcacacttcaaagcgtaaaaatgacagatgggacaccctacggaccgaaagtccacatgaagtgcgccatttgggacagggccacagATGATATGCACCTGTGGATACACCAAGTGACGTAACAAACCAAAAGTggcaatttcaaaataaaagtcatcaAAACCTTACCGGGCACTTATAAATAAAATAGGCTTGCCTAgtttatattaatgtaaaacatattcaattcaattcaattttatttataaagcacttttcacaatttggtaattgtatcaaagcagctttacattaatagaagcagtgaaaagcacagaaaatcgacagacaGCACAAAATAATACACGATAGctcaagcagctaaatttgctgcggctataaatcaacattaaagcgaatgtattactaatgtaacatatagaagttaagcccaagaaggctgcttCCCCGGTTGAAAAACCctctaggagaaaaaaaaccccgacctttttagccggggaagtaaaaaagtcctaggagggaaaaacccttgggatatatatatatatatatatatatatatatatatatatatatatatatatatatatatatatatatatatatatatatatatacatatacattgaATATCTGAAAGGCACACATCTCTTTCTCTCATAACCAAAAACCCCCAgactttttagccggggaagtaaaaaagtcctaggagggaaaaacccttgggagatatatatatatatatatatacacatatatatatatatatatatatatatatatatatacacatatatatatatatatatatatatatatatatatatatatatatatatatatatatatatatatatatatacattgaataTCTGAAAGGCACACATCTCTTTCTCTCATAACCCTCTTTTTTTAGTCCTTTCACATCACTTCATGATGGATTTCTGTCTTTTCACTTCTTTTTAGCTCTTTGCCATCCAtatgtttctttctttcatgaCTACTCCTCTCCCTTCcacaacatttttttacaggataaaacctgctcccgaccaggttaggttcaCAGAGTAAGTTACTCCAgaaacagactctgagtatACACGACAACCGTCGAAGGAGGATGGCACGCTGTAGGTCTGCAATCTATCTGTAGTTCTTCTTCACCTTCAATGAATACAATCTCCACTTCCTGGACTTCTTGTTGTACAGCTTGCTGTACCTGACAATATAGAAAGGTTAGTGAAAAGTTTACAATACCATACATCATTCTTTTATACAGCATTTGCACAGAACATGCAATTTTGATCATAAATCAGCACTGATTACATTTGTGGTGTGAACAAAAACAACATCTATATGTTTTACAGTAAATCCTTTTTGAGTCATCACTTAGACATATATAGAATAAAATTCATAGGAGTACTACCAATAACACTTACAGAATTGTGCCATCAGCTTTTCTCATGGCCTGGTCTATGGACATGGTGGTTGTAATCTAGGCCAGCCATCATGGTCTGAGCAGCGTATACTGGTGGGGAAAAGCTGAAGCGCTTGCTGGCATACATTAGAACATGGTTGTGAAATGACTTCAAATCTGCAGTCGACCTGATTGCACATTAGGTAAAAACATACAAGATATTTTCTTTCTGGTAATGTCGTTCATGTAATATCAACGCCAATAACAGTAAATGTCTTTCACACAGTTTATTAGACTATTTACAAAATATAACTATATAATAAGTAGCTTCTGTACCTGAAACGCAGATCCTCTAGGACAACCTTCAGTCAGCGTTCATCCAGAATAATTTCGGCCAGCCTCTCATGTGCCACTGAACCACTCTCAATCCAATCCTTCTCTCTGCTGTCAAGCAAGGGGCCATGTTGACACTCACCAAGGGCCCATGTGTGTTCTCCTGTGACATGGTGAAGGAGTCCCACCCACATGTCCTGtggaaaaacatttacaaactgAATTTAAATTCTAAGTGCAGAAACAAGTCACAACTAGATTTTGCACAGACAAAATGAAAACAcagaatttttagtttttaaaagtGATATTTGGACTAAAgcattatatacattatatacataatatatgttACAACATGTGTAGACTAAATACCCagtatatcgtcgctgtccgataaaaaccacgtatgtccattttgcagattttgagatttttcgacggattgaatgtccagattaatttccgtatacagtacgcttcacatatctaaatggccaataaaAAGTTGTGatatcatgtcatctgattttcatgtatatccatttggtgtcaaagctgtcagtCAGGCCAcgtatctcccgccctgtggaagcatctcgccggtctcgtgaagtttaatcgaagctcagcactggatagccaaataaacatgacaatgactttccttcatcgaggtaaacgtgtccccctgacgccagatgtagtgacaaaattacggtaggactgtgcaaacaaagtatctgtctagcataggTGTTATTTACACTGGGGACGCTGAGTacatgtccccaccactttttgaaagcatttggttaaaatgttctgaaaaatcaagtgATGCTTaagactgattttgtggtccagggtcaaatgttgcgttgtatgatgatcagtgttgggtgtaacgcgttactgtaataaCTAGCCCCAACACTGATGAtgatggtgtgttttcttttacatatgtaatgaaattcattgtaatcattgactaaacgcgctgctgttttctacggtatggtgctttggcactgATCGGGTTGAACTGGTGTTGCaaggactgttacatgtgtgcagtcgacattgttgagggttttatgctgagtattttcttggtGTTGACTGGCcaacgctatgcccatttttgatgcggtgttattcaatatttttcccgtcctgcaataatgtttttatcagatcttttgtccccaccacttttcaacacaaaccgacgcccctgctgtctagcattaccatgtgtatatattcattgtcccttcatagtttgcaagagacatttaataaattgataattaatattaaataaactaagcgtatttaataaactaagacgtaggctatttaataaactgagcatattcatctgtcaatatgaaacgcgacttggccattctaattaatgatcgggaAAAACacgtatcgaccaccgttactgtaaaatatgcacgtatgtccatttaaactcaattttggtcaaatgtggattatatcattacactggcaagaatatggttacatgtaaagatgccgtaccaagtatgacaacgctatattcaactgcttttgaaatacggtgtttttttttcacttcctgaaaagtaaccgttttggacatacgtgagtttcatcgggcaatGACGATAAGAGTTATTGCATTTTTTACCCTATAAACTAAAGTGAGTGATGACATAAGTTAGTTGATTTtatataatgaaaaataaaaaaaattctaaaccAACAAAAAAGACAATACTTACAATGAACTCTTCATAGGTATCTGCAGTCTTACAGCAGTACCAAAAGTGGTTGCAAATGTCTTTATTCCAAATCTGGAGAATGGCACACCCCTTTTGCTGCCCTGCCTGGATgcataaacaatttttttgtggtATGTAAACTATGATTATGTCAACAggattgatgtagattaattaaaaaaacactatatATATcaagaaagaataaaaaagtATGGGAGGGTGCTGGTATGCAAGTTTTTATTGTGATCAGATAAAGTGTGATTACTGATGGAGATTTCTTATACTTACGGCATGAATTTTTTGTACAAGTTTTTGGACCCATGCCAGACGTCCAGTGTGTGGTGGACTCCGCTGTCTTTGTATTTCCCTTTGTCTGGAGGACAAAAGCTAGGAATTTAATGCATActtcaaaataacacaaaacaatatcATGTCATAATCATAGCGATGTATTTTGTCTGTAATGTGTTGTGTATGTGCAATACTGTGCACAGAATCCAGGACTGTCCATCCAAGCATCTCTTTTTATAAGGGAAAGCAAAGGAGCTAACTATTCTGTTCAACAATGACATGCTcattttatacatatacaactgCAAAAAAGCACTGGGCAACCATAGATGAGGTTAGCTCTGTATAAGGcccatatattttaataatagtttttttaaagcaaacaacacaaacatttttacatcaaCGTGTCTGGTTCCATTTTACCAAGTGATGTGTAGTTACACATAGTTATGTGAAGGGTTGTCACCTTGAGAGTGGTGCTGATGGTCGTTGACCCACATTGCCATCCTTTGAGTCAATACGGTCACATGATCGGCAAGATGTGAAAAGGGGTTACACATAGCAATCTGGAGATCTCTTTCTACGAGGTTGCACTACCATTCACACCTTGCCTCTTGTTATTGCATGGTGGATCAACAACCATCTTGTTAAACATTCTATACTCTTATTTAGTAGATATActgtttatttgtgtgtgtatgtgaactCACCTAGGGCGACAATAGGCCCTTTAGACTGTAGCTGGGCAATGATTTCAGCTCTCTTCTCATTCCAGAACTCCTTTATGGTGTCCACACAGTAGGAGTCTTGTATTCGAAAAAAAGACGACCTCTCCACCATCCCCATATTCATGAATTTAAAGAGAAGGGAAATCTTGGCATAGTTGTTGCCAGACAGCAGTATGTTACAGGCCAACATAAAGTCCCCAGCAagcattgcatttttaaaaaagggcTGTAAAGACCATTTCCAAACAGTGTGACCGTTAGGATCTGAAGAAGACATTTGGAAAAAGAAAGTTTAAAAATAGATTTAGCCTATATTACACATCtaaaatattcaaaaatattcaaaactTGTTATCAAAACAATAACGCAAGTTCAGACTCACCCATTCCACAATTGCAGCTGTACCCCTGGAATGGATGTTGACCTCAAATGGTTTATGTGCCCCACACTCTACATTTGTGTTTGTGTCCTTAGCAGTACATATGTTCACAGGTAGAACAAGATATTCTGCAAGCAGCTTCAGACAACTGTGGTATGTTATAGATGCTGGCTGGCCAATAATATCATCCTCAACCAGGACTTTAGCAGTCTCTGGGATTGGATGTATGTCTGCAATAGTAGGGTCTTGGGAGTTGTCTTCAGTATCATGCACAGTGTCCTCCATACTAATTGTTGGAAGTGCATCCAGACAAATATGACTCTTCAGAGCACCGCCAGTCCTGTTGTAAcacaaatatttcaaaaacatctagcaaaaatatatataacttCAATATAATAACCATACAGTATTGTACTTACCGCACACAAATACGTGGCATATAGTCTTCATCATCACTGTCATCATAGTCTGtatctatttcctttgtttctTCTTCTTCAAGTGATGACACAGACTCTGTCTCCATATCAGGACACCAGGTGTTATCTTCCCAGTCGATACTACGTAGTCAAATTTGAAAAGTATATTCAATCtaacaatttaatttaaaacatccTTTCAGTAAACACAACAACTTACGTCGAGTTTTCAATGTTGTTAAATTCATCTTCACTGATGACATCCAAATCCAGTGA
This window encodes:
- the LOC141350422 gene encoding uncharacterized protein; this encodes MAEKLTAPAFAVSESKHGKKRKTVQEKAINKKYLDKQRNQTRVNIGVAFQRWRELRDLKGLKSDAMMALFLLDSYEKEISTSTPSKSGFTRPPPPVSSIVAESLSDRDDDFSVAGVEELDSSSVQDKNIQQLDASMSSLDLDVISEDEFNNIENSTIDWEDNTWCPDMETESVSSLEEEETKEIDTDYDDSDDEDYMPRICVRTGGALKSHICLDALPTISMEDTVHDTEDNSQDPTIADIHPIPETAKVLVEDDIIGQPASITYHSCLKLLAEYLVLPVNICTAKDTNTNVECGAHKPFEVNIHSRGTAAIVEWVSLNLRYCFDNKF